The following are encoded together in the Methylomonas methanica MC09 genome:
- the minD gene encoding septum site-determining protein MinD, with protein MARIIVVTSGKGGVGKTTTSAAIAMGLAKRGHKTAVIDFDVGLRNLDLIMGCERRVVYDLVNVINNEASLNQALIRDKRCDQLYILPASQTRDKDALTTEGVGKILEELAKEFKYIVCDSPAGIERGATLAMYFADDAFVVTNPEVSSVRDSDRMLGILSSKSRRAEKGEEPIKEYLLLSRYSPDRVKLGEMLSVDDVQEILSLHLLGVIPESKSVLNASNSGTPVILDEQSDAGQAYQDIVARYLGEDKPHRFIEEEKKGLFSKLLGRK; from the coding sequence TTGGCCAGAATTATCGTCGTAACGTCAGGAAAAGGTGGTGTGGGTAAAACCACAACCAGTGCGGCTATCGCAATGGGCCTGGCAAAGAGAGGCCATAAAACCGCGGTTATCGATTTTGATGTGGGTTTGCGCAACCTGGATTTGATCATGGGCTGCGAACGCCGGGTGGTTTATGATTTGGTCAACGTCATCAATAACGAAGCGAGCCTGAATCAGGCTTTGATCAGAGACAAACGTTGCGATCAGCTTTATATCCTGCCTGCTTCGCAGACCCGGGACAAAGACGCCCTGACTACCGAAGGCGTGGGTAAAATTCTCGAAGAACTGGCCAAGGAGTTTAAATACATTGTCTGCGATTCGCCGGCCGGTATTGAGCGCGGCGCAACCCTGGCGATGTACTTTGCCGACGATGCATTTGTCGTGACCAATCCTGAAGTCTCTTCGGTGCGCGATTCCGACCGGATGCTGGGGATTCTGTCCAGTAAGTCGCGCCGGGCGGAAAAAGGCGAAGAACCCATCAAGGAGTATTTGCTATTGTCGCGGTATTCGCCCGATCGCGTGAAACTGGGCGAAATGTTGAGCGTGGATGATGTGCAGGAAATTTTATCGCTGCATTTATTGGGGGTGATTCCCGAATCAAAGTCGGTATTGAATGCCTCAAATTCCGGTACGCCAGTCATTCTTGATGAACAAAGCGATGCCGGACAAGCCTATCAAGATATAGTGGCCCGGTATTTAGGGGAAGATAAACCCCATCGTTTCATTGAGGAAGAGAAGAAAGGCTTGTTTAGCAAGCTTTTAGGGAGAAAGTAA
- a CDS encoding winged helix-turn-helix domain-containing protein, producing the protein MRDVIGDAAGKVWHYLNDNGDASVSKVTSETGLGKNEVQRAIGWLLKEDKLNIETVGRAETLSLK; encoded by the coding sequence ATGAGAGATGTAATTGGTGATGCGGCTGGTAAAGTTTGGCACTATCTAAATGATAATGGTGATGCCAGTGTCTCTAAAGTCACATCGGAAACCGGCCTGGGTAAAAACGAAGTCCAGCGCGCAATCGGCTGGCTGTTGAAAGAAGATAAACTGAATATCGAAACAGTGGGACGTGCGGAAACCCTGTCCCTGAAATAA
- a CDS encoding glycosyltransferase encodes MKAKIATLFTLIVLVVVNFAIWTYINNPLQLPSWSSTMMGVTYNGTRRDFDPAKRNYPTPEQVQEDLTLLADKVHAIRTYTSLEGMEAVPEAAAKNNINLAMGAWVNLFENTIVVPDDISEEEREKILDKNRSIEAQNQKIEERNRRDIESLIKLSNDYPKTIVRTMVGNEALLRARNNLAGPIAKRIREEYRGQGLSEREINDKIDLAVTQAVAEKANELISYIKEVKKRTWKPVSTSETWDIWAKNPALVDAVDYIGVHILPYWEGIPVDLPEGAKGEAAVDYVFKRYYELQQLYPNKPIVITETGWPSDGPPQKSATASLINEAKFLRAFLNRATAENVIYYIIEAFDQPWKIKLEGTAGAYWGLFNVDRQPKFPMEGEVVGNPTWRNFATGAAVLSFILMAAFLFTRKRLKLAGKFLFGIMANLAASVLFWSASIAASQYQTGFSVVFWSILLMMQAMAILVLLTESLELAEVLWHRKGRRTFSPLAPHADFKYPKVSIHLPIHNEPPEMVRKTLNALAKVDYPNYEVLVMDNNTKDPAVWQPVQADCDRLGDKFRFFHLDNWPGFKAGAINYALENTAEDAEIIAVIDSDYILSPDWLKSMVPYFDQENVGFVQSPQDYRDAHQSTFKDMCYWEYAGFFNIGMVQRNEYNAIIQHGTMTMVRKSAFDKVGAWGEWCICEDSELGLRLYEAGYDSVYCKESFGRGLMPDTFSGYMTQRFRWVYGAMQIIKKHWRHFLPNKKSSLTSAQRYYFVAGWLPWFSDALALLFTGASLILTTMLVLNPLHSELPINAFLLPTIGLFVFKVGRGLWLYKARVACSLLQALGAALAGLSLTHTVARGTLQGLFTSGKPFMRTPKYEAQGPLIAGLLVIWQEIMLLSLLIAGIVAMRMEPQFDNTSGRLWIAVLAVQAVPYLATFLTILISVAPNYMPGSKVAAEELDVDS; translated from the coding sequence ATGAAAGCCAAAATAGCTACCTTATTCACCTTAATAGTTCTGGTTGTTGTTAACTTCGCCATCTGGACTTACATCAACAACCCGTTGCAGTTGCCGTCATGGAGCAGCACCATGATGGGGGTAACTTACAACGGTACACGGCGAGACTTCGACCCGGCAAAACGCAATTATCCGACGCCGGAGCAGGTACAGGAGGATTTGACGTTATTGGCCGACAAGGTGCATGCGATTAGAACCTACACTTCCTTGGAAGGTATGGAGGCAGTGCCCGAGGCTGCGGCAAAAAACAATATCAATTTGGCCATGGGTGCCTGGGTCAATTTGTTCGAGAACACGATTGTTGTGCCGGACGATATTTCGGAAGAAGAAAGGGAAAAAATACTTGATAAAAACCGCAGCATAGAGGCGCAAAACCAAAAGATAGAGGAAAGGAATCGCCGCGATATCGAAAGTCTGATCAAACTGAGCAACGATTACCCCAAAACCATTGTGCGTACCATGGTAGGGAATGAAGCGTTGCTGAGGGCGCGCAATAATTTAGCCGGCCCTATCGCCAAGCGTATCCGCGAAGAATACCGAGGGCAGGGGTTGAGCGAGCGGGAAATCAACGACAAGATTGACCTGGCTGTCACTCAGGCCGTGGCGGAAAAGGCCAACGAGTTGATCAGCTATATCAAGGAGGTGAAAAAGCGCACCTGGAAGCCTGTCAGTACCTCCGAAACTTGGGACATTTGGGCGAAAAACCCGGCTCTGGTCGACGCGGTCGACTATATCGGCGTGCACATTCTTCCTTACTGGGAAGGCATTCCGGTCGATTTACCGGAAGGCGCCAAAGGGGAGGCCGCAGTCGACTACGTGTTTAAACGTTATTACGAACTGCAACAGCTTTATCCCAATAAACCCATTGTAATTACCGAAACCGGTTGGCCGTCAGACGGTCCGCCGCAAAAAAGTGCCACTGCTTCGTTGATCAATGAAGCCAAGTTTTTGCGGGCTTTCCTGAATCGGGCGACGGCCGAAAACGTCATCTACTATATTATCGAAGCATTCGATCAACCTTGGAAAATCAAGCTGGAAGGCACCGCCGGTGCCTATTGGGGCTTATTCAACGTTGACCGGCAGCCGAAGTTTCCGATGGAAGGCGAGGTCGTCGGCAATCCAACTTGGCGCAACTTCGCCACGGGTGCGGCGGTACTCAGCTTTATCTTGATGGCGGCTTTTTTGTTTACCCGCAAACGCTTGAAACTAGCGGGTAAGTTTTTGTTCGGTATCATGGCCAACTTGGCGGCTTCGGTGTTGTTCTGGTCGGCTTCTATCGCAGCCTCGCAATACCAAACCGGTTTTTCGGTGGTATTTTGGAGCATCCTGTTGATGATGCAGGCCATGGCGATTCTGGTATTGTTGACCGAAAGCCTGGAGCTGGCGGAAGTGTTATGGCACCGCAAAGGACGGCGTACATTTTCGCCATTGGCGCCGCATGCCGATTTCAAATACCCCAAGGTTTCCATTCATCTGCCGATTCATAACGAACCGCCGGAAATGGTGCGCAAGACTCTGAACGCCTTGGCGAAAGTGGATTATCCCAACTATGAAGTATTGGTCATGGATAACAACACCAAGGATCCGGCGGTGTGGCAGCCCGTACAGGCGGATTGCGATCGGTTGGGCGACAAATTCCGTTTCTTCCATTTGGATAACTGGCCGGGATTCAAGGCGGGGGCGATTAACTACGCCTTGGAAAATACCGCGGAAGATGCCGAGATTATCGCCGTGATCGATAGCGACTACATCCTTTCGCCGGATTGGCTGAAATCGATGGTGCCCTACTTCGACCAGGAAAATGTCGGTTTCGTGCAATCGCCGCAGGATTACCGCGACGCCCATCAAAGCACCTTCAAAGATATGTGTTATTGGGAGTACGCAGGGTTCTTTAACATCGGTATGGTGCAACGTAACGAGTACAACGCCATTATCCAGCACGGCACCATGACCATGGTACGTAAATCCGCATTCGATAAAGTCGGTGCTTGGGGCGAGTGGTGCATTTGCGAGGATAGCGAACTGGGTTTGCGTTTGTATGAAGCCGGTTACGATTCGGTGTACTGCAAGGAGTCCTTCGGACGCGGCTTGATGCCCGATACCTTCTCCGGCTATATGACGCAACGTTTCCGCTGGGTATACGGCGCAATGCAAATCATCAAAAAGCATTGGCGGCATTTCTTACCCAATAAAAAGTCATCGCTGACCTCCGCGCAACGTTACTACTTCGTGGCCGGATGGCTGCCTTGGTTTTCCGACGCCTTGGCGTTGTTGTTTACCGGCGCCAGCTTGATCCTGACCACCATGCTGGTGCTTAACCCGCTGCATAGCGAACTACCCATCAATGCATTCCTGCTGCCCACGATCGGCTTGTTCGTGTTTAAAGTGGGGCGAGGCCTGTGGCTGTACAAGGCACGGGTGGCCTGTTCCTTGCTACAAGCTTTGGGTGCGGCTTTGGCCGGTTTATCGCTGACTCATACGGTAGCGCGCGGTACATTGCAGGGTCTGTTTACGTCGGGTAAACCTTTTATGCGCACGCCGAAATACGAAGCACAGGGGCCGCTGATAGCCGGATTACTGGTCATCTGGCAG
- the mgtE gene encoding magnesium transporter has protein sequence MSSLPIENSKQLLNRVGKILEKGSQIEIRNLVHSLYPAETAHILESLEPEQRAKIWTVIPPSVMGEILVEVNEEVGSGLLKITDRKDLIAACENMGSDSMVDLLHVLPEPLLSQVIETIGAQNRSRFEKTLRYAEHTAGGLMSQEVLTVRSDVTLDVVARYLRKRGKIPAGTESLVVVDRTEQFQGVLPLSQFLASDPHSKVADVMDSRGIAVIYSMPSRDVVRLFEQRNLLSMPVVADDGKVIGRITIDDIVDVIREEADHSLMGMAGLTEEHDMFAPVVTSAKRRAVWLGINLLTAFLAAWVIDLFEDTIQQIVALAVLMPIVASMGGIAGSQTLTLVIRGLALQQVSAGNTLSLLIKEVSVGLANGIFWSIVVTCVAGIWFHDSHLGILLGSAMLINLVCAALAGVTIPVVLDRLGIDPALAGGVLLTTVTDVVGFMAFLGLATLFLL, from the coding sequence ATGTCATCATTACCGATAGAAAATAGTAAACAGCTACTGAATAGAGTTGGCAAAATCCTGGAAAAAGGCTCCCAGATTGAAATCAGAAATCTGGTGCATTCTTTGTATCCCGCGGAAACGGCGCACATTCTCGAATCGTTGGAACCGGAACAACGCGCCAAAATATGGACGGTAATTCCTCCCAGCGTAATGGGCGAAATTCTGGTCGAAGTCAATGAGGAAGTGGGTAGCGGTTTGCTGAAAATTACCGACCGCAAGGATCTGATTGCCGCCTGCGAGAATATGGGGTCGGACAGCATGGTCGACCTGTTGCATGTATTGCCGGAGCCTTTGCTGTCGCAAGTCATTGAAACCATCGGTGCGCAGAATCGCAGCCGCTTCGAGAAAACCCTGCGTTATGCCGAACACACCGCCGGCGGCCTGATGTCTCAGGAGGTGCTGACGGTACGTTCCGACGTGACTTTGGATGTGGTGGCGCGCTATTTAAGAAAGCGCGGCAAAATTCCGGCGGGTACCGAAAGCTTGGTTGTGGTTGACCGTACAGAGCAGTTTCAGGGGGTTTTGCCTTTAAGCCAGTTTCTGGCCAGTGACCCGCATAGCAAAGTAGCCGATGTGATGGATAGCCGCGGCATTGCCGTTATATACAGCATGCCCAGCCGCGATGTAGTCAGGTTATTCGAGCAGCGTAATCTACTGTCGATGCCGGTGGTGGCGGATGACGGGAAAGTTATAGGGCGTATCACAATAGACGATATCGTGGATGTCATTCGCGAGGAAGCCGATCATTCCTTGATGGGCATGGCGGGTTTGACCGAAGAGCACGATATGTTTGCCCCCGTGGTGACCAGCGCCAAACGCCGCGCGGTCTGGTTGGGCATCAATCTGTTGACCGCCTTTTTAGCGGCGTGGGTGATCGATTTATTTGAAGACACCATTCAGCAGATAGTGGCATTGGCGGTATTGATGCCGATCGTTGCCAGCATGGGCGGCATTGCCGGCAGTCAGACGCTGACCCTGGTGATTCGCGGTTTGGCCTTGCAGCAAGTGTCGGCCGGCAATACCTTGAGTCTGTTGATAAAAGAAGTGTCGGTGGGCTTGGCAAACGGTATATTTTGGTCCATCGTCGTGACCTGCGTGGCCGGGATTTGGTTTCATGACAGTCATCTGGGGATCTTGCTGGGTTCCGCCATGTTAATCAATCTGGTTTGTGCGGCTTTGGCCGGGGTAACCATACCGGTGGTGTTGGATAGGTTGGGTATTGATCCGGCCCTGGCGGGAGGAGTGTTGCTGACGACAGTCACTGACGTGGTAGGGTTTATGGCCTTCCTGGGTTTGGCAACCCTGTTCCTGCTCTAA
- the minE gene encoding cell division topological specificity factor MinE — protein sequence MSLLDYFRSSKPSSASLAKERLQILVAHERSSRNQPSYLPQLQQELLTVIRKYVNVGQDAITVNFEQDGNQETLELNIVLPEDR from the coding sequence ATGAGTCTCTTGGATTATTTCAGATCATCGAAACCGAGCAGCGCCTCGCTGGCAAAAGAGCGGTTACAAATTCTGGTTGCCCATGAACGATCCTCACGCAACCAGCCTTCGTATCTGCCTCAACTGCAGCAGGAGTTGTTAACGGTAATTCGTAAATATGTCAACGTTGGTCAGGATGCCATTACGGTCAATTTTGAACAGGATGGCAACCAAGAAACACTGGAGTTGAATATTGTATTACCCGAAGATCGTTAA
- the minC gene encoding septum site-determining protein MinC produces the protein MSTSSPTLQKAALEFKSTSLTVPVLLLASNDELHIELQLKEKVAQAPEFFKHSPLLIDLQKLNSQGLDMDLQSLVTLVRNLEFMPIGIRGGNEKQNQAALTMNLPVHSMHGSNAPMANKPAAKTLSVPEVEEIKAPEQALENKLISQPVRSGQRVYAKGDLIVTATVSAGAEIMAEGNIHVYGSLRGRALAGVLGDINSRIFCSDLQAELISIAGIYQLSDDLSPELAHKPVQISLDNQTLIIKDI, from the coding sequence ATGTCCACCAGTTCTCCTACTTTGCAAAAAGCAGCTTTAGAGTTTAAAAGCACCTCGCTGACGGTGCCGGTATTGCTGTTGGCGAGTAACGACGAACTGCATATCGAGCTGCAACTTAAAGAAAAAGTCGCTCAGGCGCCTGAATTTTTTAAGCATTCCCCCTTGCTTATCGATCTGCAAAAGTTAAATAGCCAGGGCCTGGATATGGATTTGCAATCCCTGGTTACGCTGGTGCGCAATTTGGAGTTTATGCCCATCGGTATTCGCGGCGGTAACGAAAAGCAAAACCAGGCGGCCTTGACCATGAATCTGCCGGTGCATTCCATGCATGGCAGCAATGCGCCCATGGCGAATAAGCCGGCGGCAAAAACATTATCGGTGCCGGAAGTGGAAGAAATTAAAGCCCCCGAACAAGCGCTTGAAAACAAATTAATTAGCCAGCCGGTGCGTTCCGGGCAGCGCGTTTACGCCAAGGGCGACTTGATAGTAACCGCGACCGTGAGCGCTGGTGCCGAGATTATGGCGGAAGGTAATATTCATGTGTACGGGTCCCTGCGCGGACGGGCCCTGGCGGGTGTTTTGGGCGATATCAACAGCCGGATTTTCTGCTCCGATCTGCAGGCGGAATTGATTTCGATAGCCGGTATTTATCAACTCAGCGACGATCTAAGTCCCGAATTAGCGCACAAACCCGTTCAGATCAGTCTGGATAACCAGACCCTAATTATTAAAGACATTTAA